In Clostridium sp. SY8519, one genomic interval encodes:
- the rbr gene encoding rubrerythrin: MKYVCKVCGYVYEGDNPPEECPKCHQKGVFEPVSETKKNPYAGTKTEKNLLEAFAGESQARNKYTYFASVAKKAGFEQIAALFLKTAENEKEHAKLWFKALGMLGDTAENLEAAAAGENYEWTDMYDRMAREADEEGFHELAEQFRGVAAIEKTHEERYRKLLHNVEMQEVFRKSEVKVWECRNCGHIVVGTEAPEICPVCKHPQAFFEVREENY; encoded by the coding sequence ATGAAATATGTATGCAAAGTATGCGGTTATGTGTATGAAGGAGACAACCCGCCGGAAGAATGTCCGAAATGTCATCAGAAAGGAGTGTTTGAACCAGTGAGCGAAACAAAGAAAAATCCATATGCAGGCACCAAGACAGAGAAGAATCTTCTGGAGGCCTTTGCGGGAGAATCCCAGGCCCGGAACAAATATACCTACTTTGCGTCGGTAGCCAAAAAGGCAGGCTTTGAACAGATCGCCGCCTTATTCCTGAAAACCGCAGAGAATGAGAAAGAACATGCCAAACTCTGGTTCAAGGCGCTGGGTATGCTGGGTGATACCGCGGAGAATCTGGAAGCCGCTGCTGCCGGGGAAAATTACGAATGGACCGATATGTATGACCGTATGGCCAGAGAAGCGGACGAAGAAGGGTTCCATGAACTGGCAGAGCAGTTCCGCGGCGTGGCAGCTATCGAAAAGACTCATGAAGAGAGATACCGCAAACTGCTGCACAATGTGGAGATGCAGGAAGTGTTCCGCAAGAGCGAAGTCAAAGTTTGGGAATGCCGCAACTGCGGACATATCGTAGTCGGTACGGAAGCACCGGAGATCTGCCCGGTATGCAAGCATCCGCAGGCCTTCTTTGAGGTACGGGAAGAAAATTACTAA
- a CDS encoding sirohydrochlorin cobaltochelatase, producing the protein MKQGILLVAHGTSAEGAAKGMDQIYRELKGKCADEPVYQAYYGKVSLERMDRSKAETPVNSLEEAMEQIAADGIESLHVFPAMLLGGPKYDRILACMDKYRDRIPNITVADPLLCTQVGETEIVHVLRRILVPVSNKDYLVVAHVNNEKTARVYQSIVDHFQRHDLTNVHVMFLKGSPDVHEIISHIRKEELVIFPFMVFSGRHVEKDIFGPEDSVSAELRRRGYRTTVIRKGLAEYPEFRQLFYMSWGIGFR; encoded by the coding sequence GTGAAACAGGGGATATTGCTGGTGGCCCACGGAACTTCCGCCGAAGGGGCAGCCAAAGGAATGGATCAGATTTACCGGGAATTAAAGGGAAAATGCGCAGATGAACCGGTGTATCAGGCTTATTACGGAAAGGTAAGCCTGGAACGCATGGATCGGAGCAAAGCAGAGACACCGGTGAATTCACTGGAAGAAGCGATGGAGCAGATTGCGGCAGACGGGATTGAAAGCCTGCATGTATTTCCGGCCATGTTGCTGGGCGGACCGAAGTACGACCGGATTCTGGCCTGTATGGACAAGTACAGGGACCGGATCCCGAACATTACCGTAGCGGATCCGCTGCTCTGCACACAGGTGGGCGAGACTGAGATCGTGCATGTGCTGCGCAGGATTCTGGTGCCGGTGTCCAACAAGGATTATCTGGTGGTGGCCCATGTGAACAACGAAAAGACCGCCAGGGTATATCAGTCGATTGTGGATCATTTCCAGCGTCATGACCTGACAAATGTGCATGTGATGTTTCTGAAGGGAAGTCCGGATGTGCATGAGATTATCAGCCATATCCGCAAAGAAGAACTGGTGATCTTCCCGTTTATGGTATTTTCCGGCAGACATGTGGAAAAAGACATTTTCGGCCCGGAGGACTCGGTTTCCGCAGAACTTCGGCGCAGAGGATACCGTACGACCGTCATCCGCAAAGGACTGGCGGAATATCCGGAATTCCGTCAGCTGTTCTATATGAGCTGGGGCATCGGATTCCGTTAG
- a CDS encoding FAD-dependent oxidoreductase: MPETNPYFPHLFSPLKVGSKVIKNRIEAAPALFAFLHYIEGTAFHYAPGTPKRAFMMLESKAAGGAGTVTFGELSPNHTYDKRFPFEPEIDFTSRDDEIFQITKKTAEMIKSYGALAMGELISTGEIKGNLGDGINPKGPSAKVLPDGTQVEAFTKEEIHGLYQDYITACRWFRDAGWDGIMIHCGHGWLPAQFLSPMYNKRTDEYGGSFENRARFTVELLSAVREAMGPDFVIEVRVSSSEHLKGGLELEDCIRYVKQFEPYIDLLHVSCGHYLSSSRSLEFTTAYAPHGVNIDSAAEIKKHVSVPVAVVGGINSPEQAEAAIASGKVDMISLGREFFADPEFPVKAETGRADEIRRCLRCGRCYPGPSGEHETERPSIKFPPLDSCTINPYTVWPASHHKILPEDMPKPKASRRVLVIGGGCGGLQGAVTACDRGHQVILCERSDALGGILRFTDHTEHKIDIRHFKDLLIREVRKRPIDIRLNCEVTPEMIREIQPDAVILATGSDDLILPIKGIAHAVTAMDAYASDFSALGKSTIVLGGGLVGCEAAADYIDRGIETTIVEMQECLMPECVGLYRTAVHDFLDQHGCHYEVNAKVTEVGKDYVIAEQNGTAITLRADSVVNAMGRRPHPSDDLRAAIHVPVWEIGDCIGARQIGDAVREAWTAAMEIV, from the coding sequence ATGCCCGAAACAAACCCTTATTTTCCACATTTATTCAGCCCCCTCAAGGTTGGATCCAAAGTAATCAAAAACCGTATCGAAGCAGCCCCGGCGCTCTTTGCCTTTCTCCACTATATCGAAGGCACGGCCTTCCACTATGCGCCCGGCACACCGAAACGCGCCTTCATGATGCTGGAATCCAAAGCCGCCGGCGGCGCCGGAACCGTCACCTTCGGCGAGCTGAGCCCGAACCACACCTATGACAAACGCTTTCCCTTTGAACCGGAAATTGATTTTACTTCCCGGGACGACGAAATCTTTCAGATCACAAAAAAGACCGCGGAAATGATCAAAAGTTACGGCGCCCTTGCCATGGGAGAATTAATCAGCACCGGCGAAATCAAAGGCAATCTCGGCGACGGCATCAATCCCAAAGGCCCCTCGGCCAAAGTTCTGCCCGACGGCACACAGGTCGAAGCCTTCACCAAAGAAGAAATCCACGGCCTGTACCAGGATTACATCACCGCCTGCCGCTGGTTCCGGGATGCCGGATGGGACGGCATCATGATCCACTGCGGCCATGGCTGGCTGCCGGCACAGTTCCTGTCTCCGATGTACAACAAACGCACCGACGAATACGGCGGATCCTTTGAAAACAGAGCGCGCTTCACCGTGGAACTGCTTTCAGCTGTCCGGGAAGCCATGGGACCGGATTTCGTCATTGAAGTGCGGGTCAGCAGCTCCGAGCATCTGAAGGGCGGTCTGGAACTGGAGGACTGTATCCGCTATGTCAAACAGTTTGAGCCCTATATCGATCTGCTGCACGTCTCCTGCGGCCACTATTTAAGCTCCTCCCGGAGTCTGGAATTTACCACGGCCTACGCGCCCCACGGTGTCAACATTGACAGCGCCGCGGAAATCAAAAAACATGTGTCTGTGCCTGTCGCCGTCGTCGGCGGAATCAATTCCCCGGAACAGGCGGAAGCAGCCATTGCCTCCGGCAAAGTGGATATGATTTCCCTGGGACGGGAATTCTTCGCGGACCCGGAGTTTCCTGTAAAAGCAGAAACCGGCCGCGCGGATGAAATCCGCCGCTGCCTGCGCTGCGGAAGATGTTATCCGGGTCCCTCCGGCGAACACGAAACCGAACGGCCTTCCATCAAATTCCCGCCGCTGGATTCCTGCACCATCAACCCATACACCGTATGGCCGGCGTCCCACCACAAAATACTCCCGGAAGATATGCCGAAGCCCAAAGCCAGCCGCAGGGTACTGGTCATCGGCGGCGGATGCGGCGGCCTGCAGGGCGCTGTGACTGCCTGCGACCGCGGCCATCAGGTGATTCTCTGTGAACGCTCCGATGCCCTGGGCGGCATCCTCCGTTTTACGGATCACACCGAACACAAAATTGATATCCGCCACTTCAAGGACCTGCTGATCCGTGAAGTCCGGAAACGTCCCATCGATATCCGCTTAAACTGCGAAGTTACACCGGAGATGATCCGGGAAATCCAGCCGGATGCCGTGATTCTGGCCACCGGATCCGATGATCTCATTCTTCCGATCAAGGGGATTGCACACGCTGTGACCGCCATGGATGCCTACGCGTCCGATTTTTCTGCCCTGGGCAAAAGCACCATTGTACTCGGCGGCGGACTGGTGGGCTGCGAAGCAGCTGCCGATTACATCGACCGGGGCATCGAAACCACCATTGTGGAAATGCAGGAATGCCTGATGCCGGAATGCGTCGGCCTCTACCGCACTGCCGTACACGATTTTCTGGATCAGCACGGGTGCCATTATGAAGTAAACGCCAAAGTCACCGAAGTCGGAAAAGATTATGTCATCGCGGAGCAGAACGGTACTGCCATCACCCTGCGCGCGGACTCTGTCGTCAATGCCATGGGTCGGCGTCCGCACCCCTCCGATGATCTGCGGGCAGCCATCCACGTTCCTGTCTGGGAAATCGGCGACTGTATCGGCGCCCGGCAAATCGGTGACGCGGTCCGTGAAGCCTGGACTGCCGCAATGGAGATTGTCTGA
- a CDS encoding MBL fold metallo-hydrolase yields the protein MHEIIQASPHVWHIQEVDGTYFSIIRGTRSAILVDAGFGIGDNRAFAEQFLDVPYRLINTHGHIDHVQGDWQFAEAWLHPADLEAYQRTCTRTARISTFFQFAAAYGLPKEKKAAYIAAPETVIHPLSGTESYDLGGVHVQLVHLPGHTKGEIGLLAVEDRLLLSGDAFSDDCFMFADNHDSLEVLCHTLTYALSLPFDSYLGSHTTEPLPQSFLREVLANASHPVPVPGSEEVLLGIPTVTIQYGHSKIRIPAENSR from the coding sequence ATGCATGAAATCATTCAGGCCAGCCCCCACGTCTGGCACATACAGGAAGTTGACGGCACGTACTTCAGTATTATACGGGGCACCCGCTCCGCGATCCTGGTGGATGCCGGTTTTGGCATCGGTGACAACCGCGCCTTTGCGGAGCAGTTTCTGGACGTCCCTTACCGTCTGATCAATACCCACGGACACATTGACCATGTCCAGGGAGACTGGCAGTTTGCGGAGGCCTGGCTGCACCCGGCAGATCTGGAGGCTTATCAGCGCACCTGCACCCGCACTGCCAGAATTTCCACCTTTTTCCAGTTTGCCGCTGCTTATGGGCTGCCAAAAGAAAAAAAAGCCGCATACATCGCGGCTCCTGAGACAGTCATCCATCCGCTGTCCGGAACAGAATCCTATGACCTGGGCGGCGTGCATGTGCAGCTGGTGCATCTGCCGGGGCATACCAAAGGCGAAATCGGTCTGCTGGCCGTGGAAGACCGCCTGCTGCTGTCCGGAGACGCCTTTAGCGATGACTGTTTCATGTTTGCGGACAACCATGACTCCCTGGAAGTTCTGTGCCATACCTTAACCTATGCCCTGTCCCTTCCTTTCGATTCCTATCTGGGAAGCCACACCACAGAACCCCTGCCCCAATCCTTTTTGCGTGAAGTGCTGGCCAATGCCTCCCATCCGGTCCCTGTCCCCGGTTCGGAAGAAGTCCTTCTGGGCATTCCCACCGTCACCATTCAGTACGGGCACTCCAAAATCCGGATTCCGGCGGAAAACAGCCGCTAA